A region of Acidobacteriota bacterium DNA encodes the following proteins:
- a CDS encoding 4Fe-4S dicluster domain-containing protein, producing MRLGIFLPELLRHLFKKPATVDYPFVKTPVPKDFRGTPILHPDQCIVCRACERDCPAEAIEITSVNEAEKRFKMVIHNDRCIHCAQCVDSCPTDAMEMDQEFELADFDRHNLKHAYEYVRAVVKPKAAPAKPAAPPEA from the coding sequence ATGAGACTCGGAATTTTTTTACCTGAACTCCTCCGCCACCTGTTCAAGAAACCGGCCACGGTGGACTATCCGTTCGTTAAAACGCCCGTCCCGAAGGATTTTCGCGGCACCCCGATCCTGCATCCCGATCAGTGCATCGTCTGCCGGGCCTGTGAGCGCGATTGCCCGGCCGAGGCCATCGAGATCACATCGGTTAACGAGGCCGAAAAAAGATTCAAGATGGTCATTCACAACGACCGCTGCATCCACTGCGCCCAGTGCGTCGACTCCTGTCCCACGGACGCCATGGAGATGGATCAGGAATTCGAATTGGCCGATTTCGACCGCCACAACCTGAAACATGCCTACGAATATGTCCGGGCCGTCGTCAAACCCAAGGCTGCGCCGGCCAAGCCGGCCGCGCCGCCGGAAGCGTGA
- a CDS encoding nickel-dependent hydrogenase large subunit, whose protein sequence is MKYQVPIGPQHPALKEPISLRMTLEGEVIRDADIRLGYNHRGVEKLAEQKNWTQNIYLTERICGICSHSHSTCYVQGVEKLMEIEAPKRGQYIRYLVSELERVHSHLLWLGVAAHEAGFDSLFMYTWRDREIVMDILETISGNRVHYAINTIGGVRRDLDDLQVKRILGDIKTLWSRTDYYKKISIGEPSFVARLADVGRLSKEDAIALCAVGPTLRASGVPQDIRRDDPYGIYAEVPFDVCTADTCDVLGRAVVRILELFESYKICDFLLQNLPAGDIKVKAPRKAKPNEVVSRYEAPRGENIHYIKSNGSDKPERLKVRAPTLGNYAATVAMLKNGFIADIPLIFAAIDPCICCAERAVTLVDSRSGAERVVRFSDLRAQALGRRPSDSQKRNAVWPF, encoded by the coding sequence ATGAAATACCAAGTCCCCATCGGCCCCCAGCACCCGGCCCTGAAGGAGCCCATCAGTCTCCGCATGACGCTCGAAGGCGAGGTCATCCGCGACGCCGACATCCGACTGGGCTACAACCATCGCGGCGTGGAGAAGCTGGCCGAGCAGAAAAACTGGACCCAGAACATCTATCTCACGGAGCGGATCTGCGGGATCTGTTCCCATTCCCACTCGACCTGCTATGTCCAGGGCGTCGAGAAGCTTATGGAGATCGAGGCCCCGAAGAGAGGACAGTATATCCGCTATCTCGTCTCCGAGCTGGAGCGCGTCCACAGCCACCTCCTGTGGCTCGGCGTGGCCGCCCACGAGGCCGGGTTCGACTCGCTCTTCATGTACACCTGGCGGGACCGGGAAATCGTCATGGACATCCTGGAGACGATTTCCGGAAACCGGGTTCACTACGCCATCAACACCATCGGCGGTGTCCGCCGGGACCTGGACGATCTGCAGGTCAAAAGGATTCTCGGCGATATAAAAACCCTTTGGAGCCGGACCGATTATTATAAAAAAATCAGCATCGGCGAGCCGAGCTTCGTCGCCCGGCTGGCCGATGTCGGCCGGCTTTCGAAAGAAGACGCCATCGCCCTGTGTGCGGTCGGTCCCACGCTCCGCGCCTCCGGCGTTCCCCAGGACATCCGCCGGGACGATCCCTACGGGATTTACGCCGAGGTTCCTTTTGATGTCTGCACGGCGGACACGTGCGACGTGCTGGGCCGGGCGGTCGTTCGGATCCTGGAGCTTTTCGAATCGTACAAGATCTGCGACTTCCTGCTTCAAAATCTCCCCGCCGGCGACATCAAGGTCAAGGCGCCCCGCAAGGCCAAGCCGAATGAGGTCGTCAGCCGTTACGAGGCGCCGCGGGGGGAAAACATCCACTATATCAAGTCCAACGGCTCCGACAAGCCGGAGCGCCTCAAGGTCCGCGCTCCGACTCTCGGCAACTACGCGGCGACCGTCGCCATGCTCAAGAACGGCTTCATCGCCGACATCCCCCTGATCTTCGCCGCCATCGATCCCTGCATCTGCTGCGCGGAGCGGGCCGTGACCCTGGTCGATTCCCGGTCGGGCGCCGAACGGGTCGTCCGCTTCAGCGATCTTCGGGCTCAAGCCCTCGGGCGCCGGCCCTCAGACTCACAGAAAAGGAATGCGGTATGGCCGTTCTGA
- a CDS encoding complex I subunit 1 family protein, which produces MAVLNPLLFLFVYPGLLFLFVFSTFAEWFDRKVYARLQNRMGPTHTGRFGLLQPVADFIKLMSKEDIVPDKADKTMFTLIPVVGIAVVATAMLLLPLWHVDAEVSGPVSFSGDIIVILYLLTLPTLLFFLAGWASTNPFGIVGGTRVLTMLFGYEVPLFLVVLGPAILADSWKLASIAKFFQENPLLLFVNLLGFLIAVVCVQAKLERTPFDIPHAETEIVGGTFTEYSGKKLAFFRLMIDMEMVVSGGLLATVFLGGFPGGPFIGFLNFVVKTLFVIFLLAALRAMTSRIRVDQVVHVAWKYLAPLAVLQLLIVILVKGFLK; this is translated from the coding sequence ATGGCCGTTCTGAATCCTTTGCTCTTCCTGTTCGTCTATCCGGGGCTTCTTTTCCTCTTTGTGTTTTCCACCTTCGCCGAGTGGTTCGACCGAAAGGTCTACGCCCGGCTGCAGAACCGGATGGGTCCGACGCACACCGGCCGTTTCGGGCTGCTTCAGCCCGTGGCCGACTTCATCAAGCTCATGTCCAAGGAGGACATCGTCCCCGACAAGGCCGACAAGACGATGTTCACGCTTATTCCGGTCGTCGGCATCGCCGTCGTGGCCACGGCCATGCTCCTTCTCCCCCTGTGGCATGTCGATGCCGAGGTCTCCGGGCCGGTCTCCTTCTCCGGAGACATCATCGTCATTCTCTATCTTCTGACCCTGCCCACGCTTCTCTTTTTCCTGGCCGGCTGGGCATCGACCAACCCCTTCGGCATCGTCGGCGGGACTCGAGTCCTGACCATGCTGTTCGGCTACGAGGTGCCGCTGTTTCTGGTCGTCCTCGGCCCGGCCATCCTGGCCGATTCCTGGAAGCTCGCCTCGATCGCCAAATTCTTCCAGGAGAATCCGCTTCTTCTTTTCGTCAATCTTCTCGGATTCCTGATCGCCGTCGTCTGCGTCCAGGCCAAGCTGGAGAGGACGCCGTTCGACATCCCCCACGCCGAAACCGAAATCGTCGGCGGGACGTTCACCGAGTATTCCGGAAAGAAGCTGGCCTTCTTCCGTCTGATGATCGACATGGAAATGGTCGTCAGCGGCGGGCTGCTGGCGACGGTTTTTCTGGGCGGGTTTCCCGGAGGGCCGTTTATCGGCTTCCTGAACTTCGTCGTCAAGACGCTGTTCGTGATCTTTCTCCTGGCCGCCCTGCGGGCGATGACCTCCCGGATCCGGGTCGACCAGGTCGTGCACGTGGCCTGGAAATACCTGGCCCCGCTGGCCGTGCTCCAGCTTCTGATCGTCATTCTCGTCAAGGGGTTCCTGAAATGA